In Desulfomonile tiedjei, the following proteins share a genomic window:
- the nikR gene encoding nickel-responsive transcriptional regulator NikR, which translates to MADLVRFGVSIPDDLLEKFDVLISQRGYTNRSEAIRDLIRDRLVEDQWSESEHEVVGTVTVVYNHEQSDLAQKLTEIQHRKHDLIISAVHVHLDHHNCLEVLIMRGASDEVKKTGQLLISTRGVKHGKITMTTTGSELD; encoded by the coding sequence ATGGCCGACCTTGTTAGATTCGGGGTATCCATACCCGATGACCTGCTCGAGAAGTTTGATGTGCTGATTTCCCAGAGGGGTTACACCAATCGCTCCGAAGCCATAAGAGACCTCATTCGGGATCGACTCGTGGAGGATCAGTGGAGCGAGTCGGAACACGAGGTTGTCGGCACTGTAACCGTAGTGTACAACCACGAACAAAGCGACCTGGCACAAAAGCTCACGGAGATTCAGCACCGGAAACATGACCTGATAATCTCCGCGGTCCACGTTCACTTGGACCACCACAATTGCCTGGAAGTCCTAATTATGAGAGGCGCCTCGGACGAAGTGAAAAAAACCGGCCAGTTGCTGATTTCCACACGAGGGGTCAAACACGGCAAAATTACCATGACGACCACCGGCAGCGAACTCGACTAA
- a CDS encoding TIGR00730 family Rossman fold protein: MNDRQYVIDDFNVKESWRIFRIISEFVDGFETLSEIYPAVSVFGSSSVSSEDPIYQLGREVGRLLAQSGFSVVTGGGPGAMEAANRGAIEAKGKSVGLCIQLPKEQAANPYTNVKLDFRYFFIRKVMFVKYAVAYIILPGGFGTMDELFEALTLIQTHRIKQFPVILLGKDYWKDLISWIKKTMVVNHMISPDDLDLFQVLDDPAAAVSAIKRIVIL, encoded by the coding sequence ATGAACGATAGGCAGTACGTAATCGACGACTTCAATGTGAAAGAGAGCTGGAGAATATTCCGAATCATCTCGGAATTTGTGGATGGATTCGAGACCTTGTCCGAGATCTATCCGGCGGTGTCCGTGTTCGGGTCTTCCTCTGTTTCGTCAGAGGATCCGATCTACCAATTGGGGCGTGAAGTGGGACGGTTGCTGGCTCAGTCGGGGTTTTCGGTCGTAACCGGTGGCGGGCCCGGAGCAATGGAAGCGGCCAATCGTGGAGCAATCGAAGCGAAGGGCAAATCGGTGGGGCTGTGCATACAACTGCCCAAGGAACAGGCAGCGAATCCGTACACGAACGTAAAGCTTGATTTCCGTTACTTTTTTATTCGGAAGGTGATGTTCGTCAAATATGCTGTTGCCTACATCATCCTCCCCGGTGGCTTTGGAACCATGGACGAGCTTTTCGAGGCGTTGACCTTGATTCAAACCCACCGCATCAAACAGTTTCCCGTGATTCTGCTCGGGAAGGACTATTGGAAGGACCTGATTTCCTGGATTAAGAAGACCATGGTTGTTAACCACATGATATCTCCAGACGATCTGGACCTGTTTCAAGTCCTCGATGATCCTGCCGCCGCGGTGAGTGCCATCAAAAGGATTGTGATCCTGTAA
- a CDS encoding helix-turn-helix transcriptional regulator: MRSSLNAKTKDEQDLDQIFQEIKKKEFSREAEIFKALGHPIRLKIVYGLIKVGGCNVKNMQECLGLHQATVSQHLIHLKSRGIIKSTRQGLEMVYSVAEPWAKCVIDNIEKRQDASEDDD; this comes from the coding sequence ATGAGATCGTCCTTGAACGCTAAGACTAAAGATGAGCAGGACCTTGATCAGATCTTTCAGGAGATCAAGAAAAAGGAGTTCTCCAGAGAGGCCGAGATCTTTAAGGCCCTCGGGCATCCAATCCGGCTGAAGATCGTGTATGGATTGATCAAGGTAGGCGGATGCAACGTGAAGAATATGCAAGAGTGCCTAGGACTCCATCAAGCCACAGTGTCCCAGCATCTGATTCACCTCAAGAGCCGCGGGATCATAAAATCCACCCGCCAGGGCTTGGAAATGGTCTACTCCGTCGCAGAGCCTTGGGCCAAATGTGTCATAGATAACATAGAAAAGAGGCAGGACGCTTCTGAAGACGATGATTAG
- a CDS encoding ATP-binding cassette domain-containing protein: MSHGLDHGFVGLLRPTGGGAATAIIKITELTRRFGDLTALNNVSLDIERGELFGLLGPNGAGKTTLISILSTLLSPTSGAAVVCGHDVRKDEDAVRRSIGVVFQDPSLDDELTGQENLDFHGRLYGLDSETRYSRVDEVLHLVDLEDRRHDLVKTYSGGMRRRLEIARGLMHRPQVLFLDEPTLGLDPQTRRKIWNYIRGLKESYGMTIILTTHYMDEADQLCSRVAIIDHGVIVALDSPVNLKAGLGGDLLELETPAVHPDFVERLRNSQEVGRVSAKDGRVILTVNKGESFIPRVFETAQSLGMEISSVSMRKPNLEDVFIKLTGREIREETISEPKERFRIYMWGRRR; this comes from the coding sequence ATGTCGCATGGCCTGGATCATGGCTTTGTGGGCTTGCTAAGACCTACTGGAGGTGGAGCCGCGACGGCAATAATCAAAATTACGGAATTAACCCGACGGTTTGGCGACTTGACGGCTCTCAACAATGTCAGCCTCGACATCGAGAGAGGTGAGCTTTTCGGATTGCTTGGCCCCAATGGAGCCGGAAAAACCACTTTGATCTCGATCCTCTCCACTCTGCTGTCGCCCACGTCCGGCGCCGCAGTTGTTTGCGGCCACGATGTTCGGAAGGATGAAGACGCTGTCAGGCGAAGCATCGGCGTTGTCTTTCAAGATCCAAGCCTCGACGACGAACTGACCGGCCAAGAAAACCTGGATTTTCATGGGCGATTGTACGGCCTGGACTCGGAAACTCGGTACTCCAGGGTTGATGAGGTTTTGCACCTCGTGGACCTGGAAGACAGGCGGCATGATCTGGTCAAGACCTATTCAGGCGGGATGCGGCGGCGTTTAGAGATTGCGAGAGGCCTGATGCACCGGCCTCAAGTTCTTTTTCTCGACGAACCGACTCTCGGCCTCGATCCACAAACCAGGAGAAAGATTTGGAATTACATCCGCGGCCTAAAAGAATCCTACGGCATGACCATCATCCTGACCACCCACTACATGGATGAGGCTGATCAACTCTGTTCGCGGGTGGCCATAATAGATCACGGCGTGATAGTAGCTTTGGATAGCCCGGTAAATCTCAAGGCCGGTTTGGGCGGCGATTTGCTGGAATTGGAGACCCCTGCTGTGCACCCTGATTTTGTGGAAAGGCTCAGGAATTCACAGGAAGTGGGACGAGTATCGGCGAAGGACGGGCGGGTGATTCTGACGGTTAACAAGGGGGAATCATTTATCCCTCGAGTCTTTGAAACAGCTCAAAGTCTTGGGATGGAGATCTCTTCCGTGTCCATGCGTAAACCGAACCTGGAAGACGTGTTCATAAAACTCACCGGCAGAGAAATCCGGGAAGAGACGATCAGCGAGCCCAAGGAACGGTTCCGCATATACATGTGGGGGCGCAGACGATGA
- the rpsA gene encoding 30S ribosomal protein S1, producing the protein MAEEREDTLQKDDVSENDEAQEDFAALFEAETSRKGSPVQRDSKIEGTVVSIGEEWIFVDIGGKSEGSIARDELLDKNGQLTVGVGDPLTAYVVSTREGEILLSVKMTAVASEEALRDAYRSGVPVEGLVGGERKGGYSVTLFGKQAFCPYSQIDLQSGGKAEDYVGKRLTFRITEYSERGRNIVLSRREILEEERLAQVEQLKGTLRPGDVITGTVQNLTQFGAFVDIGGVEGLIPMSELAWYRVGEAADVLTRGEQISVLVTDVDWDNKRISLSLKQTLEDPWNLVDQKYSGERIATGRVSKLMNFGAFVELEPGIEGLIHISNLGMGRRINHPKEVLSEGDQVDVRVLSVDRSARRIGLELLPDSSQPAPPELKEGDVVAGVVDSVKDYGVFVSLPGNKSGLLHVSEIGGGKTGDLRGRFSVGAAIQVQILAIDPATNKISLSTKAIDITKEQAEFKDFATKAGRSSFGTLGDLLKDKMKK; encoded by the coding sequence ATGGCAGAGGAACGAGAGGATACCTTACAAAAGGACGACGTGAGCGAGAATGACGAGGCACAGGAGGATTTCGCCGCTCTGTTTGAGGCGGAGACATCGCGCAAGGGGAGTCCTGTTCAAAGAGACAGCAAAATAGAAGGGACCGTAGTGTCCATCGGCGAGGAATGGATCTTTGTGGATATCGGTGGAAAAAGTGAAGGAAGCATCGCCAGAGATGAATTGCTGGACAAGAACGGCCAACTCACTGTGGGCGTCGGCGATCCGTTGACCGCCTACGTGGTCAGTACGAGGGAGGGTGAAATACTCCTGAGCGTCAAGATGACGGCTGTTGCCTCCGAAGAAGCCTTAAGAGACGCTTATCGCAGCGGGGTACCCGTTGAGGGACTTGTCGGCGGAGAGCGCAAAGGTGGCTACAGTGTGACCCTTTTCGGCAAGCAGGCGTTTTGCCCATATTCTCAAATTGATCTCCAATCAGGGGGCAAGGCCGAAGACTATGTGGGAAAACGGTTGACTTTCAGGATCACGGAATACTCGGAGCGAGGCCGAAACATTGTCCTGTCACGACGGGAAATCCTTGAAGAAGAGCGGCTCGCCCAGGTCGAGCAGTTGAAGGGGACCTTGCGCCCTGGGGATGTGATTACAGGGACGGTCCAGAACCTGACCCAGTTCGGTGCATTCGTGGACATTGGCGGAGTCGAAGGACTCATACCCATGTCCGAACTTGCCTGGTACCGGGTTGGTGAAGCTGCGGACGTGCTTACACGCGGAGAACAAATAAGTGTGCTCGTCACGGACGTGGACTGGGATAACAAGAGGATTTCTCTGAGCCTAAAGCAGACACTGGAAGATCCGTGGAACCTGGTGGATCAAAAATATTCCGGAGAAAGGATAGCCACGGGAAGAGTGAGCAAACTGATGAACTTCGGAGCCTTTGTGGAGCTGGAACCGGGCATTGAGGGGCTGATTCATATTTCCAACCTGGGAATGGGCCGCAGGATTAATCACCCGAAGGAAGTACTTTCAGAAGGAGATCAGGTAGATGTCCGCGTGCTGTCTGTGGACCGCTCTGCGCGCCGGATCGGCCTTGAATTGCTGCCTGATAGCTCCCAACCTGCCCCGCCGGAACTCAAGGAGGGGGACGTGGTTGCAGGCGTGGTCGATTCCGTTAAAGACTACGGTGTGTTTGTGAGCCTGCCCGGTAACAAGTCCGGCCTACTTCATGTTTCAGAGATCGGCGGCGGCAAAACCGGTGATCTGCGTGGCAGATTTTCCGTTGGGGCTGCCATTCAGGTTCAAATTCTGGCGATTGATCCGGCCACCAACAAAATCTCCCTGAGCACCAAGGCCATCGACATTACCAAAGAGCAGGCCGAGTTCAAGGACTTCGCTACGAAAGCGGGTCGTTCCTCTTTTGGCACCCTCGGGGACCTTCTGAAGGACAAGATGAAGAAGTGA
- a CDS encoding DUF2442 domain-containing protein, whose translation MKSELPGTAISEVEVTNISRHGLWLLVGEEELFLPLEEFPWFKDAPLQAILTVQRQGPEHLHWPDLDVDLTLDSIRHPQKYPLMSKVNVKFAEADSPQKSSL comes from the coding sequence ATGAAATCAGAATTGCCTGGCACAGCCATTTCGGAAGTTGAGGTAACTAACATCTCCCGGCATGGTCTTTGGCTACTTGTCGGTGAGGAAGAACTGTTCCTCCCGCTTGAGGAGTTCCCTTGGTTCAAGGATGCCCCCCTACAAGCCATACTGACCGTGCAACGGCAGGGCCCTGAACATCTTCACTGGCCCGATCTCGATGTAGATCTGACGCTGGACTCGATCCGGCACCCGCAGAAATATCCGCTTATGTCCAAGGTCAACGTCAAATTCGCTGAAGCAGATTCGCCACAGAAAAGTAGCCTCTGA
- a CDS encoding TlpA family protein disulfide reductase — protein sequence MALIFLATLAACPNDLGLAAEIPNRSDFRVFKTPPGANDFTMVTPDGSPIKLSDLKGSVVVLNFWRRDCHYCVMEKKHLKDMVQKLNRPDVKVVCVNFWDNPDEVRSYGRKNGGELLVAARSDRKPSVMENMIRGRLMGYYVLNEAGEAIYEVKGFPSSYVIDKEGRVVATHVGMAEWSAPTVRNWITGLVGQIGPSDHAAPDQYELPSWIERLLSGLPNGIPTLGSKSERRAQAGPAN from the coding sequence ATGGCACTGATTTTCCTCGCCACGCTTGCGGCATGTCCGAACGACCTGGGACTGGCGGCGGAAATCCCAAACAGAAGTGACTTTCGGGTTTTCAAAACTCCCCCGGGAGCCAACGACTTTACCATGGTGACTCCCGACGGAAGCCCCATTAAGTTGTCGGATCTCAAGGGGAGCGTGGTCGTTCTCAATTTTTGGCGACGGGATTGCCATTACTGCGTTATGGAAAAGAAGCATTTGAAAGACATGGTCCAAAAATTGAACAGACCGGACGTGAAAGTTGTCTGTGTCAATTTCTGGGATAATCCTGATGAGGTTCGGAGCTACGGCCGGAAGAACGGTGGCGAACTCCTGGTTGCCGCTCGGTCAGACCGAAAACCCAGTGTGATGGAAAACATGATCCGAGGCCGGCTCATGGGGTATTACGTTCTCAATGAGGCCGGCGAAGCGATTTATGAGGTGAAAGGTTTTCCCTCAAGTTATGTGATAGACAAAGAAGGCCGCGTCGTAGCCACTCATGTGGGCATGGCCGAGTGGTCCGCTCCCACCGTGCGCAACTGGATCACCGGCCTTGTGGGGCAGATTGGGCCGTCGGATCACGCCGCACCGGACCAATACGAACTGCCGTCATGGATTGAAAGGCTTCTAAGCGGATTGCCAAATGGAATCCCGACGCTAGGCTCGAAAAGCGAGCGTCGGGCTCAAGCCGGCCCTGCAAACTGA
- a CDS encoding ABC transporter permease, with product MRPSPAIYTLWLREVKRFGRNKSRLIGSMALPVLFLVVLGSGFGGFFRYRDDVTYIQFIGPGIIGMTLLFSAMFGGMNVLWDKQFGFLKEILVAPVSRTAIMTGKTIGTVTTSMLRALVLLAALIAAGLVRFDVGGFLMALVFMFLVSASFVSLGIALASWMTDPHGFQLIMNFVIMPVFFLSGALFPLDDLPRWLAILTRLNPLTYGVDGMRFALGGPYRFSPVLDLAVLACFWLAMTLIGAFMFRKMSA from the coding sequence ATGAGGCCTAGCCCCGCCATCTACACGCTCTGGCTGAGGGAGGTCAAGAGATTCGGTAGAAATAAGAGCAGACTGATCGGATCTATGGCGCTTCCAGTGTTGTTTTTAGTCGTGCTGGGTAGCGGCTTTGGAGGGTTTTTCCGCTATCGCGACGATGTGACTTACATCCAGTTCATAGGTCCGGGGATTATCGGCATGACGTTGCTGTTCTCCGCGATGTTCGGTGGCATGAACGTGCTCTGGGACAAGCAGTTCGGCTTCCTCAAGGAGATTCTGGTCGCGCCGGTCAGCAGGACGGCCATTATGACGGGAAAGACCATCGGAACGGTCACCACCTCAATGCTCCGTGCTCTGGTACTATTGGCTGCGTTGATAGCAGCGGGGCTGGTGAGGTTCGATGTCGGCGGATTCCTGATGGCTCTGGTTTTCATGTTTCTTGTTTCCGCGTCCTTTGTGAGCCTCGGAATAGCCCTGGCTTCGTGGATGACGGACCCACACGGGTTTCAGCTCATAATGAACTTCGTCATCATGCCTGTGTTTTTCCTTTCGGGCGCGCTTTTCCCTTTGGACGACCTGCCGCGCTGGCTGGCAATTCTGACCCGGCTCAACCCTCTTACTTACGGGGTGGACGGCATGCGTTTCGCCCTTGGCGGCCCCTATCGGTTTTCTCCGGTGTTGGACCTGGCTGTACTGGCCTGTTTCTGGCTGGCTATGACCTTGATCGGCGCGTTCATGTTCCGCAAAATGTCCGCGTAA